In Halorhabdus rudnickae, the following proteins share a genomic window:
- a CDS encoding helix-turn-helix domain-containing protein, giving the protein MRELVFALEYDPGCNAVADTLAEHPGARIRSLSLHATDERLWRVDHASGSADALAAIETAFKSTDYYADCLATDDCGATQTTDVLDRDDDTLVLYSYWERSPVCVSVPHLALDHLGDGLLFDTRHEGRHYTWRIIHSGTGNVAAFFDALETAVGDCAEMEMLRTGATAEPGGDVDHESTTLSAEQEAALRAAVEHGYYENPREVDGGELAEHLDVPRSTLTYRLRRAEEQLAKGYVTDETRPDTSHTGRP; this is encoded by the coding sequence ATGCGCGAACTCGTCTTCGCCCTGGAGTACGATCCAGGGTGTAATGCCGTCGCGGATACCCTCGCCGAGCACCCCGGCGCGCGGATCCGGTCGCTGTCGCTACACGCTACCGACGAGCGACTTTGGCGGGTCGATCATGCCAGCGGGTCGGCCGACGCGCTCGCGGCCATCGAGACGGCCTTCAAATCGACGGATTACTACGCCGACTGCCTGGCGACCGACGACTGCGGGGCGACCCAGACGACTGACGTCCTCGACCGCGACGACGACACGCTCGTCCTCTATTCGTACTGGGAGCGCTCACCCGTCTGTGTCTCCGTGCCACATCTTGCGCTGGATCACCTCGGCGACGGACTGTTGTTCGACACGCGTCACGAGGGCCGCCATTACACCTGGCGGATCATCCATTCGGGGACCGGCAACGTGGCGGCTTTTTTCGACGCACTGGAGACTGCCGTCGGGGACTGCGCCGAAATGGAGATGCTCCGCACGGGGGCGACGGCCGAACCGGGCGGGGATGTCGACCACGAATCGACGACGCTCTCGGCTGAACAGGAGGCCGCGCTCCGGGCCGCCGTCGAACACGGGTACTACGAGAATCCGCGGGAGGTCGACGGCGGCGAGTTGGCCGAGCACCTCGACGTGCCCCGGTCGACGCTGACCTACCGGCTGCGACGTGCCGAGGAGCAACTCGCGAAGGGATACGTTACCGACGAGACGCGTCCGGACACGTCACACACCGGTCGACCGTGA
- a CDS encoding dolichyl-phosphate hexose transferase: MGDDSAYTFGDVSVVMGTYNEREAIGTVLDDIERVTDGEAEVVCVDSSSDGTAEIAREHGARVIEREPQGYGVAVHEAITTPDRPVIVTTDCDDTYPMEQLPDFLAAINDGYDVVSGDRLSTGAETMPRFNRLGNHVFAWLASALVGERVHDTTTGMRAYRREVIDAIEWTENTGLSAELLLRPLIRGYRVTEIPIAYRERVGETTLDPLSGGAAIAKSIGKVALAEHLGRHTATDRSGLDGVAE, translated from the coding sequence ATGGGCGACGACAGCGCGTACACGTTCGGGGACGTCAGCGTCGTGATGGGGACGTACAACGAGCGGGAGGCGATCGGGACCGTCCTGGATGATATTGAGCGGGTGACTGACGGCGAGGCCGAAGTCGTCTGCGTCGACAGTTCGAGCGACGGGACGGCCGAGATTGCCCGCGAGCACGGCGCGCGTGTGATCGAACGGGAGCCCCAGGGCTACGGCGTGGCCGTCCACGAGGCGATCACGACGCCGGATCGGCCAGTGATCGTCACGACAGACTGCGACGACACCTATCCGATGGAGCAACTGCCGGACTTCCTGGCCGCGATCAACGACGGCTACGACGTCGTCAGCGGCGACCGGCTCTCGACGGGGGCCGAGACGATGCCGCGGTTCAATCGCCTGGGGAACCACGTCTTCGCGTGGCTCGCGAGTGCTCTTGTCGGCGAGCGGGTCCACGACACGACCACGGGCATGCGCGCGTACCGCCGTGAAGTAATCGACGCGATCGAGTGGACCGAGAACACTGGATTGTCGGCCGAACTCCTCCTTCGACCGCTGATTCGCGGGTACCGAGTCACGGAGATTCCGATCGCGTACCGCGAACGCGTCGGGGAGACCACGCTTGATCCGCTCTCGGGCGGGGCGGCAATCGCAAAGTCGATCGGCAAAGTCGCGCTTGCAGAGCACCTCGGACGGCACACAGCGACCGACCGGTCCGGCCTCGACGGCGTGGCGGAGTGA
- a CDS encoding GMC family oxidoreductase — MSVDRTPGDRADVCVVGAGPAGALIANRLASTGHAVVVLEAGPRFDRERRIERMEDALRPAHGRPDVWEMGGDRDAFTSSGDRGYPLNHTRVKGVGGSTLHWQGMVMRLHERDFAVESQDGVGADWPIDYDDLRPYYAEAEAALGVAGASDNPFAPPRERPHPLAAFEPSYSDSIFADACESLGITTHSVPNARNSEPYDDRSACVGYGTCQPVCPSGAKYDATSHVDKAEAAGARVIDRAPVQRLEHDDAGERVTAAVYATPEGQTHRQEARQFVLAAGGVETPRLLLLSESSQYPDGLANSSGLVGRYFTEHLFAGTGGVVDRPTRQHHVGFNTTESHQFYDEPAAGTAQGIPAAEGANDDFGAIKLEFLNYAGPSPVEAALTDGGWGDELRDRVADAYGNHLTVGALVEQTPRRENRVTLDPSRTDDHGNPVPEIHWSLDERTRRTIQRANEIQAAILDEVGAEITWQVGPENTGPAAHHMGTTQMGTDPGESVVNAQGRTHDLPNLWVAGSSVFSTGGAMNPTLSIAALALRTAEHIETAL; from the coding sequence GTGAGCGTCGATCGCACGCCCGGCGACCGCGCGGACGTCTGCGTCGTCGGTGCCGGTCCAGCCGGCGCGCTGATCGCCAATCGGTTGGCTTCCACAGGCCACGCGGTGGTCGTGCTGGAAGCCGGCCCGCGGTTCGACCGCGAGCGACGGATCGAGCGGATGGAGGACGCCCTGCGGCCGGCTCACGGCCGACCCGACGTCTGGGAGATGGGCGGCGATCGCGACGCCTTCACATCGAGTGGCGATCGCGGCTATCCGCTCAATCACACCCGCGTGAAAGGTGTCGGTGGATCGACGTTGCACTGGCAGGGGATGGTGATGCGCCTCCACGAGCGCGATTTCGCAGTCGAGTCCCAGGATGGCGTCGGGGCCGACTGGCCGATCGACTACGACGATCTCCGGCCGTACTACGCGGAGGCGGAGGCGGCGCTGGGCGTCGCTGGCGCCAGTGACAACCCCTTCGCGCCGCCACGTGAGCGACCCCATCCGCTGGCGGCGTTCGAACCCTCATACAGCGACTCGATCTTCGCGGACGCCTGCGAGTCGCTGGGGATCACGACCCACTCGGTGCCCAACGCCCGTAATTCCGAACCCTACGACGATCGCAGTGCCTGTGTCGGGTACGGCACGTGCCAGCCGGTCTGTCCCTCGGGCGCGAAGTACGACGCCACGAGTCACGTCGACAAAGCCGAGGCGGCTGGAGCGCGAGTGATCGATCGGGCACCGGTCCAGCGTCTCGAACACGACGACGCGGGCGAGCGCGTCACGGCGGCCGTCTACGCGACCCCCGAGGGCCAGACCCACCGCCAGGAGGCACGGCAGTTCGTCCTCGCGGCCGGCGGGGTCGAGACGCCGCGGCTGCTCTTGCTCTCGGAGTCGTCGCAGTATCCTGACGGCCTGGCCAACAGCAGTGGGCTCGTGGGCCGGTACTTCACCGAGCACCTCTTTGCCGGGACGGGCGGCGTGGTCGACCGCCCGACCCGCCAGCATCACGTCGGGTTCAACACCACCGAGTCCCACCAGTTCTACGACGAGCCAGCGGCGGGGACCGCGCAGGGAATTCCCGCAGCCGAGGGTGCGAACGACGATTTTGGCGCGATCAAACTCGAATTCCTCAACTACGCCGGCCCCTCGCCAGTCGAGGCGGCGCTTACCGACGGCGGATGGGGCGACGAACTGCGGGATCGCGTCGCCGACGCGTACGGCAACCACCTCACCGTGGGTGCGCTGGTCGAGCAGACCCCGCGCCGGGAGAACCGCGTGACTCTCGATCCCTCCCGCACCGACGACCACGGCAATCCCGTCCCGGAGATCCACTGGAGTCTAGACGAGCGAACCCGACGCACGATCCAGCGGGCCAACGAGATCCAGGCGGCGATTCTCGACGAAGTCGGCGCGGAGATCACCTGGCAGGTCGGTCCCGAGAACACTGGCCCGGCCGCTCACCACATGGGGACGACCCAGATGGGGACCGACCCAGGGGAGAGCGTGGTGAACGCCCAGGGGCGGACTCACGACCTCCCAAACCTCTGGGTCGCCGGCAGCAGCGTCTTCTCGACCGGTGGCGCGATGAACCCGACGCTTTCGATCGCTGCCCTGGCGTTGCGGACGGCCGAGCATATCGAAACTGCGCTTTAG
- a CDS encoding gluconate 2-dehydrogenase subunit 3 family protein yields MSHELTRRDAIAALSAVGASLAGCVAPSADSGGQSDDHDDPLTDHDRETLAAVAEVLYPVDVTAIQPFVERYAAGRVADRPEHAAGIADSVAYLDEYCRAWFDSEFRALSVGDRDGALRRMGADEAASDPTGGDVERLRYYVINDLLLALYASPTGAELVGIENPPGHPGGLASYQRGPQS; encoded by the coding sequence ATGAGCCACGAACTCACCAGACGCGACGCGATCGCAGCGCTGTCGGCCGTCGGGGCGTCGCTGGCCGGCTGTGTCGCACCTTCGGCTGACAGTGGCGGCCAGAGCGACGACCACGACGATCCCCTCACTGACCACGATCGGGAAACGCTGGCTGCCGTCGCCGAGGTGCTCTATCCCGTGGACGTAACGGCGATCCAGCCGTTCGTCGAGCGCTACGCCGCGGGACGGGTGGCCGATCGCCCCGAACACGCTGCCGGGATCGCCGACAGCGTGGCCTATCTCGACGAGTACTGCCGGGCGTGGTTCGACAGCGAGTTCAGGGCGCTGTCGGTCGGCGACCGCGATGGGGCGCTCCGGCGGATGGGGGCCGACGAGGCCGCTTCCGATCCGACCGGCGGCGACGTCGAACGCCTTCGCTACTACGTGATAAACGATCTGTTGTTGGCGCTGTACGCCTCGCCGACCGGCGCCGAATTGGTCGGGATCGAGAACCCGCCGGGCCACCCGGGCGGGCTTGCGAGCTACCAGCGGGGGCCCCAGTCGTGA